The sequence GCATGTGCTATGTCAAAACCAGCATTCACAGCGGGTATCATAATGCTCGACTATCCCTCCATGCGGGCCGTGGCGCTCGTTGCTCAAACCGGCAGTTTCGAAAAGGCGGCGCAGGTGCTGTGCGTCACGCCTTCGGCCGTCTCCCAGCGCATCAAGCAGCTGGAGGAGCGGCTGGGCGTGGTGCTGATCGTGCGCGGCAACCCCTGCGTGGCGACGGAGAAGGGCGAATGGCTCTGCCGTCACATGGATCATGTCGGCATGCTGGAAAGCGAATTGTTCCGAGAGCTTCCGGCGTTGGCGGAAGCGGGGGCAGCGCAGGAGCGCGTGACGCTCAACATCGCCACCAATGCCGACAGTCTCGGCACATGGTTTCTGGATGCGGTTTCGAAATTCACTGGCGGCAGCGATTATCTCGTCAATATCGCAGTGGACGATCAGGACCACACGGTGGAATGGCTGCGCGGCGGCAGGGTGCTTGCCGCCGTCACTGCGCACGCCAAGCCCGTGCAGGGCTGCCGGGTCCTGGCCCTCGGCGTGCTGCGCTATCATGCCACCGCCAGCCCGGATTTCATGGCCCGCCATTTCGCCGATGGTGTGACACCCGCAGCCCTTGCCCGCGCTCCGGGGCTGACCTTCAACCAGAAGGACAGGCTGCAGGCGAGCTGGATCAGGCAGGCGCTGGGCGAGGACGTCTCCTATCCCACCCACTGGCTGCCCTCGACGGATGGTTTCGTGAAGGCAAGCCTTTCCGGCATGGGCTGGGGGCTCAACCCGGTGCAGCTTGTGGGGGAGCATCTCAAGGCAGGGAGGCTGGTGGAGGTCGTTCCCGGCACGCCGCTCGATATTCCGCTTTACTGGCAGGTCAATCGGCTGGCCGCCGATCGTCTCGGCGCGCTCACGGCGGATGTGGTGGAGACGGCGAGGGCGGTGTTGTTGCGCTAAGTTGCGGATTGGAGAAGTGGTCGCGACGGAGCGTGTGGCTTACCCCCCTCTGCCCTGCCGGGCATCTCCCCCTCAAGGGGGGAGATCGATCTGTGGCTCGGCCTTGCCCATCTCAACGTTTAAAAGTGAAGTTGAGGTAGTGCTTCTAGCTGATCTCCCCCCTTGAGGGGGAGATGCCCGGCAGGGCAGAGGGGGGTGAGCCACACACTCCGAAAGCATCCTCAGCGTGACAAAACCTCACCGCCGCGCCGCATCCTCCGCGCCCTCACGCAACGACGCATCCGCCACCTTCTGCGTCGTCACACTCAATGCCGAAGCGTCCTTCATCTTCTTGGCGATGGAGCGGATCACACGTGTGGCCTCGGCGGAAAGCGAGCGCGGGCGGGTGAGCGCCGGCATTGAGGGTGTGTTGGCGGATGCGGCCGCCACTTCCGCCGAAGGCTGCGGGCGCGCGCCTGTCGGCAGCGGGTTCTGGATGCCGGGAATGGGGCGCAGCTCCATGCCCTGATGGGCGTAATCCATCAGCCGCTTGAAGGTCATGGCCGGAAGCGCGCCACCCGTCATGTTGTTCATCGGCGTGAACTCGTCATTGCCGAACCAGACGGCGGTCGTATAGTTGCCGGTAAAGCCCACATACCAGGCATCGCGATAGGCCTGTGACGTTCCGGTCTTGCCGCCGGAGACGATGCCGTTATCCAGCGCGCCGCGCCGGGCCGTGCCCATTACCGGAATGGTCACCAGCATCTGGTTCATCTTGGAATTGGCGTCTTCGGAAAGCACCCGTTTGGCGGGCGGCTCGTCATGGCTGAAATCGTAGAGAACGTTGCCTTCGTAATCCAGCACCTGCTCGATACCGTGGCGGCGCGACTGCATGCCATCGGCCGGGAATACGGCATAGGCGGTGGCCTGGTCGAGAACCGTCACTTCCGATGTGCCGAGCGGAATGGTCTTGTCGCTGCGCAGCGGTGTTGCCACACCCATGGCCTTGGCGGTATCGACGATGACCTGCGTGCCGAGCACGTCCTTGGCGAGCCGCACAGGCACGGTATTGTAGGACTTTGCGAGCGCCATCTGCAGCGTTACCCTGCCGGCATAGGAGCGGCCGTAATTCTGCGGCGACCAGCCGCGCCAGGTCACCGGCGCGTCAGAGATCAGCGTTTCCGGCTTCATGCCCTTTTCCATGGCGGCCGAGTAGGTGTAGACCTTGAAGGAGGAGCCCGGCTGGCGCAGCGCCGCTGTGGCGCGGTTGAACTGGCTTTCGCCATAATCGCGCCCGCCGACCATGGCGCGCACGCCGCCGCCATTCTCGATCATCACCATCGCGCCCTGCTTGACGCGGTAACCCTCGCCGAATTCGCGAAGGCCCATTTCCATCGCCTGTTCGGCCGCCTGCTGCAGGCCGGTATCGATGGTGGTGCGCACGACGACGGTATGATCCCTGAACTTGCCTTCGGCGGCCAGCCGCTGCACCTCGTCGAAAGCCCAGTCGAGGAAATAATCCGGCGCCTTCACATCGGCGCGGTCGATGACGGTGGCCGGGTTGCGCCGCGCGCCGATCACCTGGCCCTCGGTCATCAGCCCGCTCTGCACCAGGTTGGAAAGCACGGTGTTGGCGCGCGCGCGGGCTGCCGGCAGGTTGACATGCGGCGCATATTTGGCCGGCGCCTTGAAAAGCCCGGCCAGGATGGCGGATTCGGCCAGCGTCACGTCGGTCAGGTTCTTGCCGAAATAAAACTGCGCCGCCGCAGCAGCACCGAAGGTGCCGCCGCCCATATAGGCGCGGTCGAGATAAAGGCTGAGGATTTCCTTCTTCGACATGTTGGCCTCGAGCCACAATGCGAGGAAGGCTTCCTTGATCTTGCGCTCCAGCGAGCGCTCATTGGTCAGGAACAGGTTCTTGGCAAGCTGCTGCGTCAGCGTCGAGCCGCCCTGCACCACGCCGCCGGCGCGGGCGTTTTCGCTCATGGCGCGGGCAAGGCCGATGAAGTCGATGCCGAAATGGTCGAAGAAACGCCGGTCCTCGGTTGCTAGCACCGCCTTGATGAAATGATCAGGCATCTGGTCGATCGGGACGCTGTCTTCATGGATGATGCCGCGATGGCCGATGGTGTTGCCGTAACGGTCGAGGAAGGTGACGGCGAAATCGCCGCGATAACGCCAGTCCTTCTTGGTCTCCTCGAAAGCGGGCATGGCGAGCGCCAGAAGCACGATCGAGCCGGCCGTTCCGAAAGTCAGCGCGTCGCAGGTCAGGTTGACGGCAAGCTTCTTCCAGCCGCGGACATGCAGCTTGCGCGAGGCGATGGTGACGTCTTCCCAGAAATCCACCAGCCTTGCCGCAGCCGTCCACAGACCGGAATCGATGAAGCTATCGATCCTCAGCAGGATATGCCGTTTCTTGCGGCCTTTTTTTTCGTCTTTTTCTTCCTGCACCTGGCGATGTTTTCCTGTTCAACGCAACGCGGATCGTCGGTATTTCTGCGTTTCAACCCATTCCCGACGCAAAACCATGGCATACTTGTGTCGGAATTGCTTGACGCGGCGGCTTCTTGCGGGCCAATGACCCTCTGCCGCCTGCCAATATGCTAAAATATCGTACAAACCAGCCCTTGGCGATACGATATAAAGGATTAGGGACCGGTTAAACCTGGGCCCTCCAGGAGATCAAAATGAGACGGAAATGTTAACGATGAATGACGCGCCGTTCTGGAAAACCAAATCGCTTCCCGAGATGACCGGCGAGGAATGGGAAAGCCTGTGCGACGGTTGCGGCCTGTGCTGTCTTAACAAGCTGGAGGACTGGGACACCGGCGAAGTGGTGTTCACCTCGGTTCGCTGCGTGCTGCTCGACGGCGAGAGCTGTCGGTGCTCCGACTACGAAAACCGCCGCGCCACCGTGCCGGACTGTATCCAGCTCGACCTGAAGAAGGTGCATGAAATCGGCTGGCTGCCGCCCACCTGCGCCTATGCGCTGGTGCGCGATGGCAAGGATCTCTACTGGTGGCATTATCTCGTTTCCGGCGATACGCAGACGGTGCATCAGGCCGGCATTTCCGCGCGCGGGCGCACCGTCAGCGAGGCCGATGTGGATGTTGACGACTTCGAGGATTATGTGGTCGACTGGCCCCTGACAGTGGGTGAGACGGCGGGTGAAAGGGAGCGGACCTGACGGAAGACGTCAATTCTTGTTTTGGTCCTATTCCTGCCCCATCCGTCTCCTAATGCATGTCATCCGAAAGCGGTCACGGTTTCGGGATCGACTTGTCTGAAATCAAAGACAGCTTCCGGCCATTCCGGCAAATGATCCGCAAAAGCGGACGAGGGACATCAAAACGCATGCGCTACCGGCTGCCCGCCATCGTTCTTTCATGCCTTGCCCTTCCGGGGCTCCTGCCGCTTTCCGTTTCCGCCCAGCAACAGCCCCAGGCCTTTGAATGCACGCTGGTCACGTCAATCGAGACCGGCGCAATCATCAACCAGCAGGGCGCCTGCGACCAGCGCGTCGCGCCGGCCTCCACCTTCAAGGTGCCGCTGGCGCTGATCGGCTTCGATGCCGGCATCCTTCAGGATGAAAAGACGCCCGCATGGGACTGGAAACCGGGTACCGAGGCCCGTGCCGCCGACCGCAAGACGGTCGATCCCTCCATATGGGAGCAGGATTCGGTTCTGTGGTATTCACGCGAAATCACCCGCCGCCTCGGTCCGGAAAAATTCGCCGCTTCCGTCAAGCGTCTTGGTTACGGCAACGCCGACGTATCTGGCGAGCCGGGCAAGAACAATGGCCTCACCCATTCCTGGCTCGGCGCGTCGCTGACCATCTCACCGGTGGAACAGGTGGGCTTCATCCGTCGTCTGCTGGCCGGCAACCTGCCTTTTTCCCGCGACGCGCAGGCGAAGACACGCGCGATCGTGCCGGTTTTCGATGCGCCGGAAAGCTGGGCCGTGCATGGCAAGACCGGCACCGGCTACATGCGTGACGAAAAAGGCAATCCCGACCGCAACCGCCCCTTCGGCTGGTTCGTCGGCTGGGCGGAGCGTGAAGGCCAGCACATCGTCTTCGCAAGGCTGCGCGTTTCCGACAAACCGTCGAATGAACCGCTCGGCCCCGCCGTACGCGACGCCTTCCTGCGCGATATTCCGCGGCTGGCGGTGCATCGGTAGGAGGATCGTTGGTTTGGGCTACGTCTTTATCTGAAAAGTTCAGCGTGCGTTCCGGCGCGCGTGAAAACGACGAGATTCTGCTTCTCATCGAGGATGTAGATCAACAGAAAGTCGCCGCCGACATGGCATTCGCGATGATCGCGCCATTCTCCGGTCAAGTCATGGTCATGAAACTGTGGCGGTAACGGCCCCTCATTGGCGACGAGGAGAAGCATGATCTTCTTCAGTTTATCCATATCGTAGCGCCCGGAATTGTTCAGCCGCTGCCAGTCTTTAAGAAATTGCCGTGTAAAATCTGAACTGCGCGCAACGTCGTCCGCTTTGATGTGACCGGTTTTTTACGGCCTTTGCCGTCTGTCACCGCTTGTCGCCGTCAAGGGCGGTGAGCATAGCTTCCGCTGTTTCGAAGCGGGAACGCCTCGCCGCCGCGATAGCGCGTGCTTCCTCGATAGCGGCAAGCGTTTCGGCATTGGGTCGCGTCAGTTCGATGGGCAGGGCTTTTTCGCGGGCGATCCGCGTCAGCATCATACGCATGACATCGGAAACGGTCAGGCCCAGACTGTCGAGCACAGCGGTCGCGTCGTCCTTGATGGCCTGATCGATACGCGCTCTCACATAAGCATTTGCGGTCATGCTCGACCTCCTTTTGATAATGTTGTATGTAGCTCAAATGAGCATCATTTTCAATATTCGATGCATAAGCGACGGCGTGGCCGTGTTGCCCTGAACCCGGGAAAGGACATCAAAAAATGTCGAACGCTTCCCGCGATGTCATCGGGCTCTATACCGAACACGGCGCCGATTTCGACAAGGAGCGCGGTCGTTCCCTTGCCGAAAAATCATGGCTGGACAGGTTCGCTTCGCTTTTGCCCGGCGGCGGTTCCATTCTCGATGTCGGCTGCGGTTCCGGTGAACCGATTGCCGGCTATTTCATCGCCAGTGGTTATGACGTCACGGGCATCGACGCGTCCCTGCCGCTGATCGAACTTTGCCGCAACCGGTTTCCGGAAAATCTCTGGGCGGTTGCCGATATGCGCGAGCTGGCTCTTGGTCGCCGTTTTGACGGTTTGATCGCCTGGCACAGTTTTTTCCACCTGAAACCCGAGGATCAACGCCCGATGTTCGGCATTTTCCGCCAGCACGCCAATGACGGTGCTGCCCTGATGTTCACGGCCGGGCCGGGACAGGGCGAAGCGATAGGCACGTTTCAGGGCAAGCCGCTTTATCATGCCAGCCTTGCACGCGACGACTATGAGAGCCTGCTCGCCGCACATGGGTTCCGGCTTCTCGATCACATCGTCAATGACCCGCAATGCGGTGGGGCGACGGTTTATCTTGCCAGACGCGTGGCGGTCTGAGGCGACCGCGCGGTTATCTGACAGCCAAGGTGAACGGCGGAAATCCCTGCTTTTATGGCTGGTGCCAGTGCTCACGATTGTGTGTTCAACAAAAAGCTTGCCCATACCTTGACCTTCCCATCATGGGAAGCCCTACATAGGGTCTCGAAAGGGGATTTCCCATGAACGAGACAGTCAGACACGCCCATTCGAACCAACCGGTTTCCATTCCCGTGGAAGGCATGACCTGCGCGTCATGCGTGCGGCGGGTGGAAACGGCCGCGGCCAAGGTGCCGGGCGTCGCCTCAAGCTCGGTGAACTTCGCCACGAAGAAGCTCACCGTCGAGCCCGTCGAGGGCTTTTCAGCCAGGACGCTTGGTGCCGCCATCAAGAAGGTCGGTTACAATATCGCACCGGACCGGCATGAATTTGTCGTCGAAGGTCTGCACAATGACGCGGATGCCGGGCGGTTGAAAACCGTTCTGGACGCCGTCGCCACCACCGTCGACGTGACAATCGACGCCGCAACCGGCAAGGTGGCGGTGGAAACCATCGGTGGACGCCGTGAGCGGGATGCCCTGGTGGAAACGGCAAAGCTCGCCGGCTTTGCGCTGACGACACGCAAGCCGCACAATCATTCCGCCCATCAAGACCACAGCCAGCACCACAGCCAGCACCATGGACATCATCAGGGCCACAGCCAGATGGCGATGGCCGGCGAAAGCGGTGGCCATGACCATATGCAGCATGCGGGTGAAGAGGGCGCGCTGAAACGCGACCTGACGATTGCCGCCATCCTGACCGCACCGCTTTTCGTGCTGGAAATGGGCGGCCATCTCTATGAGCCGATGCATCACTGGCTGATGGGCATCATCGATACGCAGAACCTCTATTACATCTATTTCGTGCTGGCGACGGCGGTGATTTTCGGGCCGGGCCTGCGCTTCCTCAAGACCGGTTTTCCGGCACTCTTGCGCGGCGCGCCGGAAATGAACTCGCTGGTGGCGCTGGGTGTCACGGCGGCCTATCTCTATTCCGTGGTGGCGACCTTCGCGCCCGATCTGCTGCCGGCAGAGGCGCAGTTCGTCTATTATGAAGCGGCAACGGTCATCGTCACGCTGATCCTGACCGGACGGCTTCTCGAAGCCCGCGCCAGCGGCCGCACGGGAGACGCCATCCGCAAGCTGATGAGCCTGCAGGCGAAGACCGCCCGGGTGGAGCGCGACGGTGCGACCATCGATATTTCCCCTGACGATCTGGTGACGGGCGATATCGTCGTCATCCGTCCCGGCGAAAGGCTGGCGGTGGATGGCGAAGTCGTCGAAGGCTCGTCCTATGTCGATGAATCGATGATTTCCGGCGAACCCGTGCCGGTGGAAAAGACGGTCGGCGCAGCGGTCGTCGGCGGCACCATCAACAAGACCGGCGCCTTCAAGTTTAGGGCAACCAAGGTCGGCGCGGATACCATGCTGTCGCAGATCATCCGCATGGTGGAGGAGGCGCAAGGCTCCAAGCTGCCGATCCAGCTGCTGGTCGACCGCGTCACAGCGCTGTTCGTGCCCGTTGTCATCGCGATTGCGGTGCTGACCTTCATCGTCTGGGCGATCTTCGGTCCTGAGCCCGCCTATACTTTCGCGCTGGTCAATGCGGTCGCGGTACTCATCATCGCCTGCCCGTGCGCCATGGGTCTCGCCACGCCGACCTCGATCATGGTCGGCACCGGCCGGGCGGCGGAACTTGGCGTGCTGTTCCGCAAGGGGCAGGCCCTGCAGGAACTGCGCTCGGCGCAGATCGTCGTGGTCGACAAGACCGGCACTGTCACCAAGGGCCGTCCGGAACTGACCGATCTGGTGGTTGCGGAAGGGTTTGCCGATAACGAAGTGCTGGTGCTGGTCGCCGCCGTCGAAGGCCGTTCGGAACATCCGATTGCCGAAGCCATCGTCCGTGCTGCGGAAGATCGGGGGTTGGTAGCGGGAGAGGGACTTGAACCCCCGACCGTCGAGAACTTCGAAAGCGTCACGGGTTACGGCATCGCGGCCACCGTCAATGGCCGCAGGGTCGAAGTCGGCGCGGATCGTTACATGGCCAAACTCGGCCATTCCGTGGAGATTTTCGCTGAAGCCGCCGCAAGGCTGGGTGACGAGGGCAAGACGCCGCTTTATGCCGCCATCGACGGCAGGCTGGCGGCTGCGATTGCCGTCGCCGATCCGCTGAAACCCTCGAGTGTCACTGCGATCAAAGCGCTGCAGGCGATGGGTATCGAAGTGGCGATGGTGACGGGCGACAATGAACGCACGGCCAATGCCATTGCCCGGCAGGTCGGCATTTCCCGCGTGGTGGCGGAAGTGCTGCCCGAAGGCAAGGTGAAGGCGATCCATGAGATGCGCGCCGGCGGCAAGGTGCTGGCCTTCGTTGGCGACGGCATCAATGATGCGCCGGCACTGGCCGAGGCCGATATCGGCATCGCGGTTGGCACCGGCACGGATGTCGCCATCGAAAGCGCCGATGTGGTGCTGGTTGGCGGCGATCTTCTGGGGGCGGCTAACGCTATCGAGATGAGCCGGGCGACTATGCGCAACATCAAGGAAAACCTGTTCTGGGCCTTTGGTTATAACGTGGCGTTGATACCGGTTGCGGCGGGCGTGCTTTATCCCGCCTTCGGCATCACGCTGTCGCCGATGATCGGCGCGGGCGCCATGGCTCTGTCCAGCGTCTTTGTTCTTGCCAATGCGCTGCGGTTGAAACGGGCGAAGGTCGCTCACAGGGAGGTGACGTCGTGAATATCGGCCAGGCATCGGAGGCATCGGGCGTTTCCGCCAAGATGATCCGTTATTACGAGCAGATCGGCCTCATCACCCCCGCCGCCCGCACCGGCAATAATTACCGGGTCTATGGCGAGCAGGACGTGCACAATCTGCGCTTCATCAAGCGGGCGCGCACGCTCGGTTTCTCGCTGGAAGAAACCGAGACGCTGCTGAAACTCTGGCAGGACAAGAGCCGCGAGAGTTCGGCGGTGAAGGAGATCGCGCTCGTCCATATCGCCGATCTCGAGCAGAAGATCGCCGAGATGAAGAGCATGGTGAAGACGCTGTCGCATCTCGCCCATTGCTGCGGCGGCGATAACCGGCCCGATTGCCCCATCCTCGACGATCTCGCGGGCGCTGAGAAGAGCGTCGGCGAGCCCGCAAGAACCCACTGAACTACAATGACAGCCGGCGCGACCATATCGCTACCGGTCAAAAGGAGAAAAAACCATGAGTGCAACCACCTTCCTCGTGTCAGACATGACCTGCGGCCACTGTGAAAAGACCCTGCGCGGCGCTCTCGCCGACGTGCTGCCCGACGCGTCCGTCAGCATCGATCTCGCCACCCACAAACTCACGGTGACGGGTGACGCCGCAACGGCGGAAGCGGCGATCCGCGATGCCGGTTATTCGCCGGAACGGGTGGGCTGAAAGCCATTCTTGCTGGAATGAACATGGAGGGTGTGCTACTGAGTAGCATCATTCTCCATGCCAAAGGAGTGCCGCAATGTCCGTCAAGGCGTCCGTATCCATTTCCGATCAGCAGGACAGCTTCGCCCGCCGGCTGGTGGAGGAAGGGCGTTATGCCAGCCTCAGTGCCGTCGTCCAGCGCGGGCTGGAACTGCTCCGGCAGGAAACCGAGCTGAAGGACGCCGAGCTTGCGGCGCTTCGTGATTTGCTGGTCGAGCGGGGGCAGGGCGACTTCGTCTCCGTGGAAGACGGCAAAGACAGAACCACAGCGATGATAGCAGCCAAGAAGGCCGGCTATGGCCTTTAAGGTCGTGCGCTCGACACAGACGGATCAGGACCTCGGCCTCATTCTCGACCATCTCATCCAGTCCTATCTCGACCTTGGTGATGCTTTGCCGGGGGCTTTCGCGCGCGCTGCACGACGCGTTGGGTCAATTGAAACGGATATGGAAGCGCTTCACAAAGCGCCTTTTCAGGGGACATTATTGACCGGAATATTACCCGGCCTTCGCCGGGTAACGAAAAATCAGGCTGTCTTTTATTTCGATGTCGACGAGGGTGAAAAGACCGTGCGTATTCTCGCGGTCTTTTTCGGCGGGCAGGACCATCTGCGCCATATGCTCACGCGTCTTGTGTCTCGTCGCGCCTCGAATCTTCCCTAAACCTCATCGAAAGCCCCGCCTTCCCTCGATGGATTGCGGTTGATGACGCGTTCCTCGGCATCGTCGGGCAAGGCCTCGTCGCTTTCCTGGTAGGGGTCATCCTCGCTCTCGGCCTCTTCCTCCTCGATTTCCTGTTCGATGGATTGCGGGATTTCTCCCTTGGCGGGAAGGGCGTCGATGTCGAGATCGAGCAGATCCTCGTCCATGGCGTCTTCGTCGAGAGGCATGATCTTCCTGCGGTCCATGACGGTGTCCTTTCTGTCGGTTCACTTGGCAAACGGCCCGGGCGCGCGCAGGGTTCCTGCCGCCGTGGAATTCCTTCAGGTCGGATTGCATGAAAAAGCCGACTTGACCTCAATGGTGCTTGAGGTTCTAGTTTGCCCGCCGTATCGCAAAAATCGAAAGGATACGGCTTTGACGAGTATGGAAATGACGGAGAAAAACGGCTGGGGCGAATTGCTGAGCGGAGCGAACCTCTCGCTTCTGACCGTCATATCCTCCGGTATCGGCCTGCACGCCTTCAACCAGTTCGCGGTGGTGACGGCCTTGCCTGTCGCCGTCAACGAAATCGGCGGCGCCGCCTTCTACAGCTGGGCCTATAGTCTCTATTTCGTCGGCTCCGTGGCCGGCGGTGTCACCGCCGTGCTGTTTCGCGAGCGTTTTGGCGCACGCGCCGTTTTGCTTCTGTGCTGCCTGATCTTTTCCTTCGGCTCGGTCCTCTCCGCAATCGCCGGGGATTTTTTATGGGTCGTCGTCGGCCGGGCGTTGCAGGGGCTGGCAGACGGGTTGATCGTGGCGGTGTGCTACAGCCTCATACCCGCCGGTTTCCGCTCCGGCCTGTTGCCGAAGGTCTTTGCCATCGAGGCGGCGATCTGGGCGGTCGCCTCGTTTATCGGCCCGCTGACCGGTGGTTTCGCCACCGAGCACATGTCCTGGCGCGCCACCTTCCTGCTGTCGGCGCCGCTGATCGTGCTGCTGCTGGTCTACACGACCGTCGCCGTCTCAGTCGAGCGGCCGGTGGCGGCAACGCGCAAACCGCTGGTGCCCCTCATTCTGTGCCTCGTCGGCGCATTGGCCTTTTCCGCGCCTTCCGCCTTTGAGGATGCAAGCCTGCGGGCGATTTCCCTGCTCGCGGGTGCGGCGCTGTTATGGGCTTCGCTACGGGCGGGCATCCGGCCCTCCACCGGGCTTTTCCCGAGGGATTCCTTCCGGTTGAAAACCGTGCTTGGCAGTGGTTTCTGGGTGCTGTTCCTGATGTCCTATGCCCATGCGCTGGGCAGCGTCTATCTCGCTTACGTCGCCATAAACCTGTGGCGCTACGAGCCGACCTTCGCCGGCTTCATCGTGGTGACGATGCCGCTTGCCTGGAGCTTCGTGGCGATGCTGATCGGCAGCCTGCGCTTCGGCCGGCTCAGGGAAATTTGCCTGCATTATGGCCCCTACCAGATGGTGCCGGGCTGCGCCCTGCTGGGGCTGGGGCTTGCGAGCGGAAACTGGGGCGAGATGCTGCTGGGACAAATCCTCATCGGCTCGGCCTTCGGCATGTCATGGGCCGGTATCAGCCAGGCCGCCATGGAGGCTGCGCCCGAGGAAGAGCGCAAGATGACGGGCGCGTTGTTGCCCACTGTTTCGACACTGGGTGCGGCGGCAGGCGCGGGCGCCAGCGGCACCGTCGCAGCCGCCACCGATCTCGTTGCGCAGATCGAAAGCGCCGATGTGACGATGCCGATGGCGTATCTTTACGGGCTGGGTGTTCTGGTTTCGCTCATCGCGCTTGTGACTGCCCGCGGCCTGCGCGGTGCATCACGCTGAGTGCCGCGCGCCGGAAAGCGGTTACGACTGGGTGGTGGCGATGGTGATCGCCGCCAGATAAACCACGAAGGACATGATCGCGATTGCCCCGATAATGATGATGATGCCCTTGCCGGCGCGTTTTTTCTCGGCCCTGTTTTCATTGGCTTCGGTCGGGAACAGGATGGGATCGCTGGTATCGCGGATTTTGGTCATGCCGTTTCTCCTTTTGCGCGTCTGGTCGGCTGTTTCTGAATGATCAACCGCCCGGTCCGCCAAAAGGTTCCTCAGGGGCGCAGCGCCCACGTCGTGGCATGGACCACCGCGCCCGGTGCCGCCTTCAGCACGGCCGAACGCACGGGTTCGAAACCCTCGATGCGTTTTGTGCCGACATACCGGCCCCGGTTGGCAAAGACCTCGATGGAGCCGTAATCGAGGAATATCCTGAGGCGAGAGGCCCTTGCACCCTTGGCGATGTAATGCGGCGAAGCGCCGTCCCGCCCATCCTCATGGCGGATCCACAGGCCGGTTTCATCCGAGACGAGACCGAGCGTGACCGTCGGGTGCTCCAGCGCCAGTTCGAAAGGCGCGCCGGGTGAGGAAAGCTCGAACAATATTTCCACCGCCCCGTTGATGAAGGTAACGCGTTCGCCGGCGGCAAGGCGCGTGCGGTCGAGAATATGGCTGCGCAGGCTTTCCGCAGCGCCGATGGGCGGGGTCAGAAGCTCGCCGTTGAGGTAATGAATCCGGCGCGGCAGCGTCATGGAGGTGGGAAAATCGATTTCCGGATTGGCATCCGCCCAATTGGCGAGCCAGCCGATGCCGATGATGCTGTCACCATCCAGAAAGGCCTGAAAGGCGTAGTTGTCGGTGCCGAAATCCAGTTCCTGACCGAATTCCTTGGTGAAGGCCTTGCCGTCGAACCAGCCGACATCGGCCATGGTGAGGTTCTTGCGCCCGGTTTCCGGGTCTTCGGAATGCATCAGCCCGTAGACCAGAACCCAGCGGGTGGAGCGGGCATTGGCCGGACCGTCGAGCGGCAGCAGGCAGGGGCATTCGATGGCGGTCGTCCTGTAGCGCGTTTCCACCCACAGCTTGCCCACATAGGTCCATCCGGAGGCCGCCGTGGGGTCCTGCGTCTCGTAAAGCAGGATGACGCCGCCGCCATCGCTCTGGCTGCCGAGCACCATTTTCCAGAGCCCGTCGGGACCACGAAACACGTAAGGATCGCGGAAATCCGGCGTCAGCCCCTGTCCGTCCGGGCGGTGGGCGAGAACGACCTCTGCCTGCCCGGCCATGATGAGATCGGAGGAGGTGGCGGTGAGCTGGATCTGCTGTTCGGGAATGCGGTCCTGCACCTGTTCGGTGAAGAAGACGCGGATACCGGTGCCTTCCACCAGCGGAATGGTGGAGCCGGAATAGGCGCCGCCGCGCTTGTCCGGCCGCGTCGTCAGGTCTTCGGAGGGGAACAGGAAGATCGGCAGATGCCGCCAGCGCAGGTAGTCCGAGGAGACGGCATGGCCCCAATGCATGGTGTTCCAGCGCAGCCCGTGCGAATAATGCTGATAGAACAGATGCGGGCGGC comes from Rhizobium rhizogenes and encodes:
- a CDS encoding LysR family transcriptional regulator ArgP, whose translation is MLDYPSMRAVALVAQTGSFEKAAQVLCVTPSAVSQRIKQLEERLGVVLIVRGNPCVATEKGEWLCRHMDHVGMLESELFRELPALAEAGAAQERVTLNIATNADSLGTWFLDAVSKFTGGSDYLVNIAVDDQDHTVEWLRGGRVLAAVTAHAKPVQGCRVLALGVLRYHATASPDFMARHFADGVTPAALARAPGLTFNQKDRLQASWIRQALGEDVSYPTHWLPSTDGFVKASLSGMGWGLNPVQLVGEHLKAGRLVEVVPGTPLDIPLYWQVNRLAADRLGALTADVVETARAVLLR
- a CDS encoding transglycosylase domain-containing protein — its product is MQEEKDEKKGRKKRHILLRIDSFIDSGLWTAAARLVDFWEDVTIASRKLHVRGWKKLAVNLTCDALTFGTAGSIVLLALAMPAFEETKKDWRYRGDFAVTFLDRYGNTIGHRGIIHEDSVPIDQMPDHFIKAVLATEDRRFFDHFGIDFIGLARAMSENARAGGVVQGGSTLTQQLAKNLFLTNERSLERKIKEAFLALWLEANMSKKEILSLYLDRAYMGGGTFGAAAAAQFYFGKNLTDVTLAESAILAGLFKAPAKYAPHVNLPAARARANTVLSNLVQSGLMTEGQVIGARRNPATVIDRADVKAPDYFLDWAFDEVQRLAAEGKFRDHTVVVRTTIDTGLQQAAEQAMEMGLREFGEGYRVKQGAMVMIENGGGVRAMVGGRDYGESQFNRATAALRQPGSSFKVYTYSAAMEKGMKPETLISDAPVTWRGWSPQNYGRSYAGRVTLQMALAKSYNTVPVRLAKDVLGTQVIVDTAKAMGVATPLRSDKTIPLGTSEVTVLDQATAYAVFPADGMQSRRHGIEQVLDYEGNVLYDFSHDEPPAKRVLSEDANSKMNQMLVTIPVMGTARRGALDNGIVSGGKTGTSQAYRDAWYVGFTGNYTTAVWFGNDEFTPMNNMTGGALPAMTFKRLMDYAHQGMELRPIPGIQNPLPTGARPQPSAEVAAASANTPSMPALTRPRSLSAEATRVIRSIAKKMKDASALSVTTQKVADASLREGAEDAARR
- a CDS encoding YcgN family cysteine cluster protein, whose translation is MNDAPFWKTKSLPEMTGEEWESLCDGCGLCCLNKLEDWDTGEVVFTSVRCVLLDGESCRCSDYENRRATVPDCIQLDLKKVHEIGWLPPTCAYALVRDGKDLYWWHYLVSGDTQTVHQAGISARGRTVSEADVDVDDFEDYVVDWPLTVGETAGERERT
- the blaOXA gene encoding class D beta-lactamase, with translation MRYRLPAIVLSCLALPGLLPLSVSAQQQPQAFECTLVTSIETGAIINQQGACDQRVAPASTFKVPLALIGFDAGILQDEKTPAWDWKPGTEARAADRKTVDPSIWEQDSVLWYSREITRRLGPEKFAASVKRLGYGNADVSGEPGKNNGLTHSWLGASLTISPVEQVGFIRRLLAGNLPFSRDAQAKTRAIVPVFDAPESWAVHGKTGTGYMRDEKGNPDRNRPFGWFVGWAEREGQHIVFARLRVSDKPSNEPLGPAVRDAFLRDIPRLAVHR
- a CDS encoding type II toxin-antitoxin system YafQ family toxin, encoding MKADDVARSSDFTRQFLKDWQRLNNSGRYDMDKLKKIMLLLVANEGPLPPQFHDHDLTGEWRDHRECHVGGDFLLIYILDEKQNLVVFTRAGTHAELFR
- a CDS encoding type II toxin-antitoxin system RelB/DinJ family antitoxin, producing the protein MTANAYVRARIDQAIKDDATAVLDSLGLTVSDVMRMMLTRIAREKALPIELTRPNAETLAAIEEARAIAAARRSRFETAEAMLTALDGDKR